GAGTGTCAACAAGAAAACCATCAATTCTGGAGTTTGTGTTGAAGGAGATGATGAAGAGCATGAACATTATTATTATGGTACTCTTAAAGAGATTATGCAACTACAATACCCAGGTGAACCAATCAAAAAGATAGTTTTATTTAACTGTGAATGGTTTGATGTTGTCATCAATCGTGGTATGAAGGTTAACAAAGAATATGACATTGTGGAGGTGCATCGTTCTAGAAGGTATTCAAAATATGACCCTTTCATATTTTCAACAAATGCAATTCAAGTGTACTACATGCCTTacccagaaaaaataaaagaaaaggttGATTGGTGGGTTGTTGTTAAAACCAAACCAAGGGGTACAGTTGATGATCGATATGCATTAGAGGTTGCATATCAAGATACAATAGCTCACGTTGATCCGGTCTCAAATGAGGAGCTAGATGGTCACTTGAGAGATGATGATGGTGTATATGAGGAAGTGGAAATCAATGATACTAATGATGGAGAAAACAACGAGGTAGAAGAgaatgaagatgaggatgattttgaggatgaggatgaggatgaggatgaggatgattCTGAGAATGATTGTGAATTGTTTGACCAATAtatatcttctgatgatgattaaaatgtaatattgtgttttctttataaaaggTAACAAATTGTACTTATATTTATGTTgttgttaattttaatttttataaatatatttaagaaATTTATTTATGTGTGTATTGCAGATGTCAGATCGTGGTCGAGGAAAATCCAAAACTCTTAGAGGACGTCCAAGACCGTTATCACACACTCACAATGATATGTCATCACATGTGGCACATCATGCCACTCCACCTTTAGCACAAGAGGATTCAACCAATGTCCCACCAACTCAATCACCGCCAAATGTTGTTGCTGCCACTCCATCACTTAGGACATCTCATTCAACCCCTTCACCCCGTAGTTCTGAAACGGGTGATGAGCCTATAATTGGATCAAGTGAATCTCAAACTGTATcagatgatgacaaaactactCTCATCCTTGCGGGTCAAGGGTATGCATTATTTATTAGAAGTTATTTCAGTGCATTTAATAAGTCTCTAATTGTTTACATGTATTGTTTGTAGGTTCTTACCTTCGCACCGTGCGGCTAATATCATTACTAATATATTCAGAAGTCACTATACTGATCCATGGGCATCATGGAAGAAGATACCCAAGGACACAAGAAATATGTTGTTTGGAGAGTTCATGGTAGATTTCATATGTTAATTTTCAAGtttgatttattatttttatatattgcaATTTCATCTAACTTTACTTGTATTTATTATAGAGTAAATGTTCTATTTGTCCACCCGACTATATATGGGCTAAAAAGAACTTTGAAGCACGAGGTGCATATTTGATGAAAAGTACTTTAAGTAGGGTTCGTACCTCTAAAACAAGACCAGATTGGCTTGGAGATCATGTATGGAATGGGTTACGTGAGCATTGGGATAGTGTAAGCTTCAACATCAAAAGTGTCAAAGCAAAAGCAAACCGGGCATCCGATTGTGATGGATTTGGGCAGTCCCTTCATATTGGTGGCTCTATTACCACTTCTCAGCATAAAGCAAATATGGTGATGATATTTCTCTTGTAGTCTATTCTTCTCTTAATTTAGATATAGATAATATGGTCATAATTTTATTGTACTTTATTAGATTAAAAAGACCGGAACCGCTCCTACTCAGCTAGAATTGTTTCGCCAGACACACCAACGCAAGGATGCTACATGGGTGGATAAGAAATCAGAACATGTAAATGTATGTCATTCTGAATTTTATGATATACTCTTGTCGTATATCATATAAGGTTGCCTACTGATTGTTTTGCATGCTTTTTAAAATTCAGGTAT
This is a stretch of genomic DNA from Lotus japonicus ecotype B-129 chromosome 1, LjGifu_v1.2. It encodes these proteins:
- the LOC130728882 gene encoding uncharacterized protein LOC130728882; this encodes MVDDQLLHHLAWGPKRKVETWPIYFVNGFKFHTKEWSVNKKTINSGVCVEGDDEEHEHYYYGTLKEIMQLQYPGEPIKKIVLFNCEWFDVVINRGMKVNKEYDIVEVHRSRRYSKYDPFIFSTNAIQVYYMPYPEKIKEKVDWWVVVKTKPRGTVDDRYALEVAYQDTIAHVDPVSNEELDGHLRDDDGVYEEVEINDTNDGENNEMSDRGRGKSKTLRGRPRPLSHTHNDMSSHVAHHATPPLAQEDSTNVPPTQSPPNVVAATPSLRTSHSTPSPRSSETGDEPIIGSSESQTVSDDDKTTLILAGQGFLPSHRAANIITNIFRSHYTDPWASWKKIPKDTRNMLFGEFMSKCSICPPDYIWAKKNFEARGAYLMKSTLSRVRTSKTRPDWLGDHVWNGLREHWDSVSFNIKSVKAKANRASDCDGFGQSLHIGGSITTSQHKANMVMIFLL